The following nucleotide sequence is from Streptomyces sp. NBC_00237.
GCACTTGGCGTGCTCCGGCAGGACGTCCTCGTCGGCGAGCAGCGCGATCGGCTGCGCGCAGTCCGGGCAGACCACCCGGTACATCTCGAAGGTGTCGTACGCGTCGCCGCCGGTCCCCTCGGAGTCGTCGAAGGAGACGAGTTCCGCGAGTGCCGTGCTTTCGGCGGGCTCCGATGTGCTGGGCTTCGAGTTCTGCATGGAGACACTCCCCCTAGAGGTGGGCCGACAAGGCGCCGCGGCCTCGACCACACCAAGCACTTCCCTGCGCGCCTGCGCGATAACCGCACTAAGGAGAAGGACACGGGGTGAAGGGTGTGGCCTTGGTCACATGCCGCTCGCAGGTGCGCTGTGCACGCCCCGCGCACCCGCACGGCACGCGCACGTGGCGGCCCGCGCACGCGCACGTGGCGGCCCGCACCGGTGCCCGCCCTCGCACGGGCGCACCGGGGCTCCCTCCGTTCCACCAGGCAAGACGCACGGCGCTCATGTGTCACAGGGGCCCCGGGCCCTGTAGGTTCTCGGTCCATGGAGGAGTTGGATCGTCAGATCGTGGACCTGCTCGTCAAGGACGGGCGGATGAGCTACACCGACCTGGGCAAGGCCACCGGCCTGTCCACCTCGGCCGTGCACCAGCGCGTCCGCAGACTGGAGCAGCGCGGGGTGATCCGCGGGTACGCCGCGGTCGTGGACCCCGAGGCGGTCGGGCTGCCGCTCACCGCGTTCATCTCGGTGGCGCCCTTCGACCCCAGCGCCCCCGACGACATCGCGGAACGGCTCGCGGGCGTCGACGAGATCGAGGCGTGCCACAGCGTCGCGGGCGACGAGAACTACATCCTCAAGGTGCGCGTCGCCACCCCGCTGGAGCTGGAGCACCTGCTCTCCCGCATCCGTACCCTGGCCGGTGTCTCCACCCGTACGACCGTCGTCCTCTCCACCCCGTACGAAGCCCGCCCGCCCCGCGTCTGACGCGGCCCGGCCCCGCGCCCGGCCCCCGTCCCGCTCCGCGTCCGACCCCGCCCGCCCCACCCGCGTCGAGGGCGGCCCGCGTGCTGCGCGAGACTGGTCCCCATGACCGAGCGCACCGCCCCCTCCCCTCCGGCCGGCCCCGCCGCCCCCTCCGACCGCACCGTGCTGCTGCGCGGCGGCGAGGTCCACAGTCCCGCCGACCCCTTCGCCACCGCGATGGTCGTCGAGCGCGGACACGTCGCCTGGGTGGGCTCCGAGGGGGCCGCCGACGCCTTCGCGAGCGGCGTCGACGAGGTGCTCGACCTAGAAGGCGCGCTCGTCACCCCGGCGTTCACGGACGCACACGTGCACACGACGTCGACCGGCCTCGCCCTCACCGGCCTGGACCTGTCCGCCGCCCGCACTCTCGACGAGGCGCTCGCTCTCGTACGTTCGTACGCCGCCGGGCGGCCGGTCGGCGAGGTCCTCCTCGGCGGCGGCTGGGACGCCTCCCGGTGGCCCGAGCAGCGCCACCCCTCGCGCGCCGAACTCGACGCCGCGACCGGCGGGCGACCGCTCTACCTGCCCCGTATCGACGTCCACTCGGCAGTCGTCAGCACCGCCCTGCTGGACCTCGTCCCCACCATCACCGGCCTGACCGGCTACCACCCCGACGAGCCGCTCACCGCAGCCGCCCACCACGCGGTGCGGGCCGCCGCGCACGGGGCGATCAGCCCGGCCCAGCGCGCCGACGCCCAGCGCGCCGCCCTCGCACACGCGGCCTCGCTCGGCATCGGCACCGTCCACGAGTGCGCGGGACCCGAGATCTCCTCCGAGGACGACCTCATCGGCCTGCTGAAGCTGGCCGCCGACGTACCGGGACCGCGCGTCTTCGGGTACTGGGCCGAACAGGTCGCGCATGCGAAGGACGCCCAGCGCGTCCGCGAACTCGGCGCCGTCGGCGCGGCCGGGGACCTCTTCGTCGACGGCTCCCTCGGCTCGCACACCGCGTGCCTGCACCAGCCGTACGCCGACGCCCCGCACACCGGCACCGCCCACCACGACGCCGCCGCCATCGCCGCCCACGTCGCGGCCTGCACCGAAGAGGGCCTCCAGGCGGGCTTCCACGCCATCGGGGACGCCGCGCTGAGCGCCGTCGTCGCCGGGGTGCGCGCCGCCGCCGAGAAGGTCGGCCTGGCCCGGGTGCGGGCGGCCCGCCACCGGGTCGAGCACGCCGAGATGATGACCCCGCAGACGATCGCGGCCTTTGCCGAACTCGGCCTCACCGCCTCGGTCCAGCCCGCCTTCGACGCCGCCTGGGGCGGCGACAGCGGGATGTACGCGCAGCGCCTGGGCGTCGAGCGGGCCCGCACCCTCAATCCGTACGCGGCCCTGCTCAGGGCCGGTGTGCCGCTGGCCTTCGGCTCCGACAGCCCGGTCACCCCCCTCGACCCGTGGGGCACCGTCCGGGCCGCGGCCTTCCACCGCACCCCCGAGCACCGGGTGTCCGTCCGTGCCGGGTTCACCGCCCACACGCGCGGCGGCTGGCGCGCCGTCGGCCGCGACGACGCGGGCGTCCTGGTCCCGGGCGCACCCGCCGACTACGCGATCTGGCAGACCGGTGAACTGGTGGTGCAGGCCCCCGACGACCGGGTCGCCCGCTGGTCCACCGACCCCCGCTCCGGCACGCCCGGACTGCCGGACCTCACGCCCGGCGCACCGCTCCCGGTCTGCCTGCGTACGGTCGTCGCCGGGCACACCGTGTTCGTACGGCCGAACGCATGACGGGCGGCGGGCGGCGTACCGCCGATCGGTGCGCCGCCCGCCGCCGGGCGGTTCTTCGCTCCGTCGGCACTGACCTGGTGATTTGAAGGATCGTCGCAGGTCGCGCAGGTGTTGACAGGAAGCGGCCACCGGCGGGTAGGTTCGGCCGGGTCCACCACGAGACGTCCGGCCGGAAATCCTCCACGCAGTCGTCGAACGCCGCTGGGTCATGGACGGGACGCCGCACCGGCGCCCCGCCCGGGAACCAGGTTCAGCGCCCGCGCCTCGGGGGCGAGGGAAGGTTTTTTCCGTCGGACGGTGCGACCCGGGTAGGGCCCCGGCGTTCAGTAGACAACGGCGAGGATGTCCGCAGCCGGCGGCCACCTGGTCGGCCCGAAGGACGCCGGGCCCCCATCCGCAGCCCCCTCCCGCAGACGGGTGCGAAGACCGCCCCGCAGACCGACCCGGCCGAAGGGGCCGGACCCTCGGCCCCTTCGCCGTGCCCGCTCGCTATGGTGGGTCCTCTGTGTTCGGACATTAAAGGGGAAGCAGTGAACGACGGCGGTCAGAAGCGTTACGGCCCGCTCGGCAGTGCTTTGGTGATCATCCCGACCTACAACGAGGCCGAGAACATCAAGCCGATCGTCGCGCGGGTCCGGGAGTCGGTTCCCGAAGCGCACGTCCTGGTCGCCGACGACAACAGCCCCGACGGCACCGGAAAGATCGCCGACGAGATCGCGGCCGTCGATGATCAGGTGCACGTCATGCACCGCAAGGGCAAGGAGGGCCTCGGCGCGGCCTACATGGCCGGTTTCCGCTGGGGCATCGACAACGGCTACGGCGTCCTCGTCGAGATGGACGCCGACGGCTCGCACCAGCCCGAGGAACTGCCCCGGCTGCTGACCGCCCTCAAGGGCGCCGACCTGGTGCTCGGCTCGCGCTGGGTGCCGGGCGGGCGGATCGTCAACTGGCCCAAGTCCCGCGAGTTCATCTCCCGGGGCGGCAGCCTCTACTCGCGGATGCTGCTGGGCGTGCCGCTGCGCGACGTCACCGGCGGCTACCGCGCCTTCCGCGCGGAGACCCTGGAGGGCCTGGGCCTCGACGAGGTCGCCTCGCAGGGCTACTGCTTCCAGGTCGACCTGGCGCGCCGCGCCGTCGAGTCCGGCTTCCACGTGGTCGAGGTGCCGATCACCTTCGTGGAGCGGGAGATCGGCGAGTCGAAGATGAGCAACGACATCCTCGTCGAGGCGCTGTGGCGGGTCACCGCCTGGGGCGTCGGCACGCGCGCCAACAAGCTGCTCGGCCGCAAGCCGCTGTGAGGCCCTGCCCGGGGGGCCGTCCTCCCCG
It contains:
- a CDS encoding polyprenol monophosphomannose synthase, whose translation is MNDGGQKRYGPLGSALVIIPTYNEAENIKPIVARVRESVPEAHVLVADDNSPDGTGKIADEIAAVDDQVHVMHRKGKEGLGAAYMAGFRWGIDNGYGVLVEMDADGSHQPEELPRLLTALKGADLVLGSRWVPGGRIVNWPKSREFISRGGSLYSRMLLGVPLRDVTGGYRAFRAETLEGLGLDEVASQGYCFQVDLARRAVESGFHVVEVPITFVEREIGESKMSNDILVEALWRVTAWGVGTRANKLLGRKPL
- a CDS encoding amidohydrolase; amino-acid sequence: MTERTAPSPPAGPAAPSDRTVLLRGGEVHSPADPFATAMVVERGHVAWVGSEGAADAFASGVDEVLDLEGALVTPAFTDAHVHTTSTGLALTGLDLSAARTLDEALALVRSYAAGRPVGEVLLGGGWDASRWPEQRHPSRAELDAATGGRPLYLPRIDVHSAVVSTALLDLVPTITGLTGYHPDEPLTAAAHHAVRAAAHGAISPAQRADAQRAALAHAASLGIGTVHECAGPEISSEDDLIGLLKLAADVPGPRVFGYWAEQVAHAKDAQRVRELGAVGAAGDLFVDGSLGSHTACLHQPYADAPHTGTAHHDAAAIAAHVAACTEEGLQAGFHAIGDAALSAVVAGVRAAAEKVGLARVRAARHRVEHAEMMTPQTIAAFAELGLTASVQPAFDAAWGGDSGMYAQRLGVERARTLNPYAALLRAGVPLAFGSDSPVTPLDPWGTVRAAAFHRTPEHRVSVRAGFTAHTRGGWRAVGRDDAGVLVPGAPADYAIWQTGELVVQAPDDRVARWSTDPRSGTPGLPDLTPGAPLPVCLRTVVAGHTVFVRPNA
- a CDS encoding Lrp/AsnC family transcriptional regulator yields the protein MEELDRQIVDLLVKDGRMSYTDLGKATGLSTSAVHQRVRRLEQRGVIRGYAAVVDPEAVGLPLTAFISVAPFDPSAPDDIAERLAGVDEIEACHSVAGDENYILKVRVATPLELEHLLSRIRTLAGVSTRTTVVLSTPYEARPPRV